A window of the Longimicrobium sp. genome harbors these coding sequences:
- a CDS encoding trehalose-6-phosphate synthase — protein MPIHPDELEPLFRRYFDDRRLVVVSNREPYEHRWGNEVGEMDVRRPAGGLTSALDPLMQALGGTWVAWGSGEADAAAVDPESRVRVPPGEEAYTLRRVWLTHHDIHRYYLGFSNQFLWPLCHLRPDLTRIRSRYWERYRRVNRRFAEATLEEVRGKDAAIWFQDYHLALAPLFVRARRPDLALAHFWHIPFPPIDIFRLSPHSNYLLRGMLANDLMGFHLPQFADNFLRCARRLLGAEVDWNARTATVDGHTCHVGDFPISIDVDQFRDAATADGVEEQMERLRARYAPRGGAIGIGVDRLDYSKGLPEKFKALEFLWDRYPEFRERFTFIQVAVPSRSDIEAYDELAQKVDKQVWEINERFGTGDWRPIHLVKQSLPAERLAIVYRMADICLISSLQDGMNLVAKEFVASQVDRRGVLLLSEFAGAAEEMADGAVLMNPYDPEGCALKIRDALTLPREERAAGIEKLQGSMKSIYDWMADTFTRWGQIAAHIPDAVRRPSDVDEDELFAVGPAAGRDYGDEE, from the coding sequence GTGCCGATCCATCCCGACGAGCTGGAACCCCTCTTCCGCCGCTACTTCGACGACCGGCGGCTGGTGGTCGTCTCCAACCGCGAGCCGTACGAGCACCGCTGGGGGAACGAGGTGGGCGAGATGGACGTGCGCCGCCCCGCCGGCGGGCTCACCAGCGCGCTGGACCCGCTGATGCAGGCGCTGGGCGGCACCTGGGTGGCGTGGGGAAGCGGCGAGGCCGACGCGGCCGCGGTGGACCCCGAGAGCCGCGTGCGCGTGCCTCCCGGCGAGGAGGCGTACACGCTGCGCCGCGTGTGGCTCACGCACCACGACATCCACCGCTACTATCTGGGCTTCAGCAACCAGTTCCTGTGGCCGCTCTGCCACCTGCGCCCGGACCTCACCCGCATCCGCTCGCGCTACTGGGAGCGCTACCGCCGCGTGAACCGCCGCTTCGCCGAGGCCACGCTGGAGGAGGTGCGCGGGAAGGACGCCGCCATCTGGTTCCAGGACTACCACCTGGCCCTGGCCCCGCTCTTCGTTCGCGCGCGGCGGCCGGACCTGGCGCTCGCGCACTTCTGGCACATCCCCTTTCCGCCCATCGACATCTTCCGCCTGTCGCCGCATTCCAACTACCTGCTGCGGGGGATGCTGGCCAACGACCTGATGGGGTTCCACCTCCCCCAGTTCGCCGACAACTTCCTGCGCTGCGCCCGGCGGCTGCTGGGCGCGGAGGTGGACTGGAATGCGCGCACCGCCACGGTGGACGGCCACACCTGCCACGTGGGCGACTTCCCCATCTCCATCGACGTGGACCAGTTCCGCGACGCGGCGACGGCCGACGGGGTGGAGGAGCAGATGGAGCGGCTGCGCGCCCGCTACGCGCCGCGCGGCGGGGCCATCGGCATCGGGGTGGACCGGCTGGACTACAGCAAGGGGCTGCCGGAGAAGTTCAAGGCGCTGGAGTTCCTGTGGGACCGCTACCCCGAGTTCCGCGAGCGCTTCACCTTCATCCAGGTGGCCGTGCCCAGCCGCAGCGACATCGAGGCGTACGACGAGCTGGCGCAGAAGGTGGACAAGCAGGTGTGGGAGATCAACGAGCGCTTCGGCACCGGCGACTGGCGCCCCATCCACCTGGTGAAGCAGTCGCTTCCCGCCGAGCGGCTGGCCATCGTCTACCGCATGGCCGACATCTGCCTGATCTCGTCGCTGCAGGACGGGATGAACCTGGTGGCCAAGGAGTTCGTCGCGAGCCAGGTGGACCGGCGCGGGGTGCTGCTGCTGTCGGAGTTCGCCGGGGCGGCGGAGGAGATGGCCGACGGGGCGGTGCTGATGAACCCGTACGACCCCGAGGGGTGCGCCCTGAAGATCCGCGACGCGCTGACGCTGCCGCGCGAGGAGCGCGCGGCGGGGATCGAGAAGCTGCAGGGGTCGATGAAGTCGATCTACGACTGGATGGCCGACACCTTCACCCGCTGGGGCCAGATCGCAGCGCACATC
- a CDS encoding response regulator produces the protein MADSSKTVLLVEDNEDNRTVYRTILEHFGYRVTEARNGEDGVRMAREEHPDLILMDISIPLIDGWEATRMLKSDAATSHIPIIALTAHALATDRAKATEVGCDGYLAKPCEPRRVVAEVERFIGAGREREARA, from the coding sequence ATGGCCGACTCCAGCAAGACGGTTCTCCTGGTCGAGGACAACGAGGACAACCGGACCGTCTACCGTACCATCCTGGAGCACTTCGGATACAGGGTCACCGAGGCGCGAAATGGCGAGGACGGGGTGCGGATGGCTCGCGAGGAGCATCCGGACCTGATCCTCATGGATATCTCCATCCCCCTGATCGACGGCTGGGAGGCGACGCGGATGCTGAAGAGCGACGCCGCCACCTCGCACATCCCCATCATCGCCCTCACGGCCCACGCGCTGGCGACGGACCGCGCCAAGGCCACCGAGGTCGGGTGCGACGGGTACCTGGCCAAGCCGTGCGAGCCGCGGCGGGTGGTGGCCGAGGTCGAGCGCTTCATCGGCGCCGGGCGCGAGCGGGAGGCGCGCGCTTGA